A stretch of Henckelia pumila isolate YLH828 chromosome 4, ASM3356847v2, whole genome shotgun sequence DNA encodes these proteins:
- the LOC140865095 gene encoding large ribosomal subunit protein uL15x, whose product MTTRFKKNRKKRGHVSAGHGRIGKHRKHPGGRGNAGGMHHHRILFDKYHPGYFGKVGMRYFHKLRNKFFCPTVNVDRLWSMVPQEVKDKASKDNVPLIDVTQFGYFKVLGKGLLPADKPVVVKAKLVSKHAEKKIKEAGGAVVLTA is encoded by the coding sequence ATGACCACCAGATTCAAGAAGAACCGCAAGAAGCGCGGCCACGTGAGCGCCGGTCACGGCCGTATCGGCAAGCACAGGAAGCATCCCGGAGGTCGGGGAAACGCCGGAGGCATGCACCACCACCGGATCCTCTTCGACAAGTACCACCCTGGGTACTTCGGGAAGGTGGGTATGCGTTACTTCCACAAGCTCCGCAACAAGTTCTTCTGCCCCACTGTCAACGTCGACCGGCTCTGGTCGATGGTGCCGCAGGAAGTGAAGGACAAGGCGTCCAAGGACAATGTTCCGTTGATTGATGTGACGCAGTTTGGGTACTTCAAGGTCTTGGGGAAGGGTTTGCTTCCCGCTGACAAGCCCGTGGTGGTGAAGGCCAAGCTCGTTTCGAAGCACGCGGAGAAGAAGATTAAGGAGGCTGGTGGCGCCGTCGTGCTCACTGCTTGA
- the LOC140894568 gene encoding DEAD-box ATP-dependent RNA helicase 20, with the protein MYNNYDPRLQDAASYRQRRSGFMGQPPMEIPPPVPSVAAPLSYDHGRGHVSYGAIPVVPPHTALGARSGGGSVGFSGYPSVEHGVGRGYNVSYSGDFSNRGGGGGFNNGGIVERRGGGRSHDSGRGASVSGRGFNPGHSRGRNDDFGSGRGAIIGGFDGGRGARGGRPRGDDLDYVNLPEQDFRGLVGFKKDFYVESPSVRAMTEQEVSMYRARREITVEGHDVPKPIRMFQEANFPDYCLEVIARLGFVEPTPIQSQGWPMALRGRDLVGIAETGSGKTLAYLLPAFVHVGAQPRLRQGEGPIVLVLAPTRELAVQIQEEAVKFASYTNIRSTCIYGGAPKGPQIRDLKRGVEIVIATPGRLIDMLEAQHTNLKRVTYLVLDEADRMLDMGFEPQIRKIVSQIRPDRQTLYWSATWPREVETLARQFLRNPYKVIIGSLHLKANQSIHQVVEIMTDLEKYNRLMKLLKDLMDGSKILIFVETKKGCDQVTKQMRMDGWPALSIHGDKTQDERDWVLAEFKSGRNPIMIATDVAARGLDVKDIKCVVNYDFPTSLEDYVHRIGRTGRAGARGMAFTFFTHGNAKHARELVKILQQAGQVVPPQLAAIARTGGSNMGASGSNIRGRGWGRGRGVGAFGNRGVVSGTNTIPLSGKRPW; encoded by the exons ATGTACAACAATTACGATCCCAGGCTCCAGGACGCAGCGTCCTATCGTCAGCGCCGAAG TGGTTTCATGGGACAGCCACCAATGGAGATTCCGCCTCCAGTGCCGAGTGTTGCAGCTCCACTCAGCTATGATCATGGCAGAGGTCATGTTTCTTATGGAGCCATTCCTGTGGTACCACCACATACAGCACTTGGTGCAAGATCTGGAGGAGGTAGTGTTGGTTTTAGTGGGTATCCTTCTGTTGAGCATGGTGTTGGAAGAGGGTATAATGTGAGCTATAGTGGTGATTTCTCCAACAGGGGCGGAGGCGGAGGATTCAATAATGGTGGCATTGTAGAAAGGAGAGGTGGCGGAAGAAGCCATGACAGTGGGAGGGGAGCCAGTGTCTCTGGAAGGGGTTTTAATCCAGGTCATAGTAGGGGCAGGAATGATGATTTTGGCAGTGGACGTGGTGCTATCATTGGTGGTTTTGATGGAGGCCGTGGTGCAAGAGGGGGTAGGCCCAGGGGTGACGACTTGGATTATGTTAATCTTCCAGAGCAAGATTTTAGAGGCTTAGTTGGATTTAAAAAGGATTTCTATGTGGAAAGCCCATCTGTCAGGGCAATGACCGAGCAAGAAGTTTCGATGTATCGTGCGAGGCGGGAGATTACTGTCGAAGGCCACGATGTTCCCAAGCCAATAAGAATGTTTCAAGAAGCAAATTTTCCTG atTATTGCCTGGAGGTCATCGCCAGATTGGGCTTTGTTGAGCCAACTCCTATTCAATCCCAAGGATGGCCTATGGCTTTAAGGGGTCGAGATCTAGTAGGTATTGCTGAAACTGGCTCTGGAAAGACACTGGCATATTTGCTTCCTGCTTTTGTTCATGTTGGTGCTCAACCCAGGCTGA GACAAGGTGAAGGTCCGATTGTACTAGTACTAGCACCTACTAGAGAATTGGCTGTTCAGATTCAAGAAGAAGCTGTAAAATTTGCTTCATATACAAACATAAGGAGTACTTGTATCTACGGTGGTGCCCCAAAAGGTCCACAAATTCGTGACCTTAAAAGAG GAGTTGAAATTGTCATTGCTACGCCGGGCAGATTGATAGATATGCTGGAAGCCCAGCATACTAACTTGAAAAGAGTGACATATCTGGTACTGGACGAGGCTGATCGTATGCTAGATATGGGATTTGAACCTCAAATTAGAAAAATTGTTTCTCAG ATACGTCCTGACAGGCAAACATTGTACTGGAGTGCCACATGGCCAAGGGAGGTAGAAACTTTGGCAAGACAGTTCCTGCGTAATCCATACAAG GTTATCATTGGGTCTCTGCATCTGAAAGCGAACCAATCTATACACCAAGTTGTTGAAATTATGACTGATTTGGAGAAGTATAACAG GCTGATGAAATTGCTAAAAGACTTGATGGATGGAAGTAAGATATTAATTTTTGTAGAGACAAAGAAAGGTTGTGATCAAGTCACAAAACAGATGAGAATGGATGGATGGCCAGCTTTATCTATTCATGGTGACAAGACCCAGGATGAAAGGGATTGGGTCCTGGCTGAGTTTAAAAGTGGCAGAAACCCGATAATGATTGCCACTGATGTGGCAGCTCGTGGTCTTG ATGTGAAGGACATAAAATGTGTCGTAAATTATGATTTCCCAACATCTCTAGAGGATTATGTCCACAGGATTGGCCGAACCGGTCGTGCAGGAGCTAGGGGCATGGCTTTTACATTTTTCACTCATGGAAATGCCAAGCATGCAAGAGAGCTTGTAAAAATCCTTCAGCAAGCCGGGCAAGTTGTTCCTCCTCAACTCGCTGCTATTGCACGAACCGGTGGCTCTAACATGGGGG CTTCTGGAAGCAACATTCGAGGACGTGGATGGGGACGTGGTCGAGGAGTAGGAGCTTTTGGCAACCGTGGTGTGGTTTCTGGAACCAACACTATTCCTCTTAGTGGCAAAAGGCCGTGGTAG